The following proteins come from a genomic window of Corallococcus sp. NCRR:
- a CDS encoding AAA family ATPase gives MLERLEMEGVGPSPHLSFEFAPRLNLLTGDNGLGKTFVLELAWWALTRNWDDVPALPRPDRNVVPSIEAVIQTWGGRESIKREVVLVPGQAPSTFIPPRNGLTVYARVDGSFSVWDRIRNSRKVGYFKVPAQPAFNFTPNELWNRLEQDGRTLCNGLIQDWVAWQIKDAEPFHRLKRVLETLSPGAHEPLIPGEPTRISIDEVRDIPTLQMPYGLVPLTHVSAAVKRIVGLAYLLVWSWEEHVRAAELSREPVTDHIVLLVDELESHLHPRWQRLILPSLLEVVRALREDVKVQVIAVTHSPLVLASAEPLFDESQDALFMFDLVGQEVQATKAEWRPRGDANAWLTSEVFDLKEPRSVEAEQAITAAKAALKDPNLPIEEVRRIHNELYRVLRDTDPFWPRWLARAEAAGIDP, from the coding sequence ATGCTTGAGCGGTTGGAGATGGAGGGAGTGGGGCCCAGCCCGCACCTCTCGTTCGAGTTCGCTCCGCGCCTCAACCTGCTGACCGGTGACAACGGGCTGGGCAAGACGTTCGTGCTGGAGCTGGCGTGGTGGGCGCTGACCCGGAATTGGGATGATGTTCCTGCACTGCCGAGACCTGACCGGAACGTCGTACCCAGCATCGAGGCGGTCATCCAAACGTGGGGGGGCCGGGAAAGCATCAAACGTGAAGTGGTGCTTGTGCCGGGGCAGGCTCCATCGACGTTCATACCTCCCAGAAACGGATTGACCGTCTACGCTCGCGTCGACGGCAGCTTTTCCGTTTGGGACCGGATTCGGAACAGTCGGAAGGTCGGCTACTTCAAAGTCCCTGCGCAGCCTGCCTTCAACTTCACGCCGAACGAACTCTGGAACCGCTTGGAACAGGATGGACGTACGCTCTGTAACGGGCTTATCCAGGACTGGGTGGCGTGGCAGATCAAGGACGCGGAACCTTTTCACCGCCTGAAGAGGGTCCTGGAAACGCTTTCGCCCGGGGCTCATGAGCCACTGATTCCAGGCGAGCCTACGCGTATCAGCATTGATGAGGTCCGGGACATCCCGACCCTTCAAATGCCCTACGGCCTGGTTCCCCTCACGCATGTTTCGGCGGCGGTAAAGCGCATCGTAGGACTGGCCTACCTGTTGGTCTGGTCGTGGGAAGAACATGTGCGTGCCGCGGAACTCAGCCGCGAGCCTGTGACGGACCACATCGTGCTGCTTGTCGACGAGTTGGAGTCTCATCTCCATCCCCGTTGGCAGCGGCTCATCCTGCCCTCGCTGCTCGAAGTCGTCCGTGCGCTTCGCGAGGACGTGAAGGTCCAGGTGATTGCCGTCACGCACTCACCCCTGGTGCTGGCCTCCGCCGAACCCCTGTTCGATGAATCGCAGGACGCGCTCTTCATGTTCGACCTGGTGGGCCAGGAAGTGCAGGCCACCAAGGCGGAGTGGCGCCCACGCGGAGACGCCAATGCCTGGCTCACCTCCGAAGTCTTCGACTTGAAGGAGCCGCGCTCCGTGGAGGCCGAGCAGGCCATCACGGCGGCGAAGGCCGCGCTCAAGGACCCGAACCTCCCCATCGAAGAGGTCCGCCGCATCCACAACGAGCTCTACCGGGTGCTCCGGGATACGGACCCGTTCTGGCCACGGTGGCTTGCGCGCGCGGAGGCCGCGGGCATCGACCCATGA